The proteins below come from a single Desulfovulcanus ferrireducens genomic window:
- a CDS encoding iron-sulfur cluster assembly scaffold protein: MSTNLDEFLDQLQEEIYVKTEKDYGPYVLERWKNPKYVGVMDNPTTSAKLKGSCGDSMEIFLRIENDVVKEASFFTDGCGPSLVCGSVACEIALGKSLEEAASISGEEILERLGGLPEDKEHCAHLAATTLQEAVHNFMLKNKN; encoded by the coding sequence ATGTCTACTAATCTGGATGAGTTTTTAGATCAATTACAGGAAGAAATATACGTTAAAACAGAAAAGGATTACGGTCCATATGTTCTGGAGCGCTGGAAGAACCCTAAATATGTTGGAGTGATGGACAATCCTACGACTTCAGCCAAGCTGAAGGGAAGCTGTGGGGACAGTATGGAGATTTTTTTACGCATTGAAAACGATGTAGTAAAAGAAGCTTCTTTTTTTACAGATGGTTGTGGGCCGAGTCTTGTTTGTGGCTCTGTGGCCTGCGAAATAGCACTTGGTAAGTCTCTGGAGGAGGCGGCCTCCATCTCCGGGGAGGAGATTTTAGAGAGGTTAGGAGGACTACCCGAGGATAAAGAACATTGTGCTCACTTGGCAGCCACTACCTTGCAGGAGGCTGTCCATAATTTTATGCTTAAAAACAAAAACTAA